AATGCGACGTTCCAGTGTTTGAATCGATGCCACGCGAGTTAGTTCCTTCCCGTGTTGATCCCGTTTTCGTGCTCGGCTTCTGGCAGCTGAGGCCGCAGTAGTTCGGTGGGGTCGACGTCGAAGTGCTCGGCGAGCGCGTAAAGAGTTTCCAGGGTGATGTTTCTGCGGCCGGCTTCGATCGCGCTTAGGTATGGCCGTGTAAGCCCGACGGCGGCCGCGGCGGCGGCCTGGGTCTCGCCAACGGAATTCCGCAGCTCGCGCAGGCGCTGGCCCAGGCGATGGAACGTGCCCTCAACTAGCACGTGTTAACTATAGATGACACGTGACGTCCTCCGCGCAGTTAAGATATGCGGATACCTTGTGGTGGCGCGCTGTCTCGCTAAGCCACTTGTTGGGCGGGTAGCGCCGTGGGTGCATCAGCAGGGAAGGTTGGCGCCGAGCGGTGCGCCCTGTCTGATGTCGGTGTCTCGATGTGCAACAGTATTGGCCATGAGTTGGCGCAGACCGCTGTTCGATGTGACGGCCCAACCACCCGACGTTCGTGTCGATGATGCCGACGTGGGCAGCGTTGCCCGGGTCGCGGTGGAGGCGATCCTGGGGGGTTTCGCCCAGATCAGCGATACGGTGGAGGCCGAAATCCTCGGCTCGACGTTGCTTGGTGGCATCGGTTTACTCGGCGCGGATGCGACGGCATTGGCCGCGCCGGAGGTTGTCTCGATCATCGAGGCGGTGGGCGATCCACGAGCGGCCGGGATGCTCGCGGTGCTCGCCACGCTCGACGAAGGGCCAATCGGCGAGGCCGCTACCGCGGGACTGGACCGACTGCGGGCATGCGGTGTGGCGGCTCCGGAGTGGGTGGCGGCGTTGTCGGCTCCGGTGAGCGCGCGTGATTGCGTCGAACTATGCGAAGACGACCAGACGCTGGTGCTTGCGGCCCGCTTCGACCGCGCGGGCGCGGCCCACGCAGTGATGATTCTGGTGGACCCCCAAGATTGCGGGGAGGCAGCCGAGATCATGCTGATGGACTGCGCGGATTTGACCGAAGCACTCGCCAAGCTGCACCGGGCCCTTGAACGTGACAAGGCCCGGCTCACCACGACGGCCCTGGATCCGGCGGAATTTCGGTGGCGGGCCGAAGCGGCGATGGATGTTCGCGACCATCACGACCGAGATGACCAGGACGTTCCGTTCGACTCGGAGGACATCACCGATCTCCGTGGCTTGTTCGACGCCGCGGGTTTTTTTGATGACGACGATCTCGACGACCAGGACGGTCCGGGGTATCGGGCTCTGGCGCCGTTGCTGCGGGCTAGACTGCGGGCGCTGCCGCAATCGACGACCAAAACCCACGCCGCCGCACGGTGAACATGCTGAATCCAGGGTCGCCGGTCTGCTGGCAGCGCTGGATCGGCTTGCAGCGCTGCCAGGGGTGTTCGGCGGGCCGGCCGCTATCGTCCCGGTGAAGTCGAGCCCGAAACTGCCCGCCAAGCGCAAGACGAAGGACGGTCCGGCGCCGGTTCTGCAGTTGCGTGTCGACCTACGCGCAAGTAGACCACCGATCTGGCGGCGCCTGCAGGTTCGTGGCGACATCGCGCTGCGCGAGCTGCACAAGGTGTTGCAGGTAACGTTCAACTGGCATTCCACGCATATGTACGCGTTCGACACCGCCTACGGTCAATTCGGTATTCCCGATCCCGAGCTGGGGTTGCGATCTGATGCCAAGGTCACCCTCGAACAGGTCGCCGCCGGCCCCGGGACGAAACTCACCTACACCTACGATTTCGGCGACGACTGGGAACACCTGATCACCGTCGAGGACACCGTGCCGTGCGAGGATGCCTCGATCTACCCCAGGTGTGTCGGCGGGCGTCGGAAAGCTCCACCGGAGGATTGCGGCGGCATCTGGGGTATCAGGAGCTGCTGGAGATCCTCGACGACCCCGCCCACGAAGAACACCAAGACCGTCCGGAATGGCTCGGCATCGACCGACCCGACCAACACGACCCGGCGCACTTCGACACCGACGAGGTCAACGACGCATTCACGTCGGTTCTCCTGAACTCGAGACACCGGAAGTAGGCACCACGATGGGGAGGGTTACCGCACAACGATCGATTATTCGGGATGCCGGTAAGGAGCGGGTCAAATTGACGGCCCATCGGGTCAGATTGACGGCCCATGTTGGTCAGCACTCACCGCATGATCTACGCCGCCGGCGGCTCACCGTCGGACCTGGGATCCGCCGGTGAGCGGGCTCGGCGACAGGGTCCTGCCACTGATCCGTACCCGGGCCGATGTCCACCGATGGGCCCCGGCCAACGATCACGGACACCAGATGCACGTCGCCTTGGACATCCTTGAGGCCGCCCTGCCCACGGCTGATCCAGCCGAGGCGTACTCGGTGACCCACAAAGCATTGGGCAGCGCGATCAAAGTCATCGCCGTCGCCGATGACTCCAGCGGCATCATCGGCGACGCGTGCCGGCGGCTCCTGGACCTGCATCCCAAGCTCGCCGCCGCCGCGAACGTTGCGGCGGCCAAACTCATCGACTGGATGATGACGTTCCAATTCGACGGAGACGTCGACTATTTCACCCTTGATCCGGTGGCCTACGCCCCCGCACTGGGCGAGGCCGGGATGATCACCTACCGGCGACAATTGATGCAGATCGAGGCCGATCTGGGCCAGCGTCCCAGCCAAGCCGATCGCCGGGCATCGCGGCACTCGCATGAGTGGTTCACCATTGAGTGGAACGCCCGTAGGCTGGCCGTGCTCGACCGGGATATCGACGCGATCATCGCCACCCACGCCCGAGACCGACGCGTCGCGGCCTGGCTACAAGAAACCGCCGAGGCCTTCGAAGAGATCGGGCAGACCGACCTGGCCATCGACTGGGCCAAACAAGCCACCGACTTCGACGACGGCCACCAATCCCGCCGCGCCGCCGACTACTGGTGTTCACTCCTCGACCAACACCGGCCCCACGAGGCATTGCACGCTCGCGTTCGGGTCTTCCGTCGTTGGCCGTCGGCGACAACGGCGGCACATCTACGCGCCGCAGCCGGCGCCTCCTGGCCCGACTATCGAGCCGAAGTCACGACCACACTCGCAGCACATCCCCGTCATGCCGTGATGTTCGCCCTGCACACCCTTAAAGACGTTGAGTTCGCCTGGGATCTCGCGCACTCAATGGCCCTCGCCGACGACCCGACATGGAGCGAACTCGTCAAGGCCTACGAGAGGATCGACCCCCTGGCCGTCCTTCCTGTTCTGCAACGCCTCGTGGAGGGCGAACTGGTGGTGGCCAGACCCCAGAACTACCGGCTGGCCGCGCGACGGCTGGCCAAGATGCGCCGACTGGCAGCCGGCAGCGACCACGCGCAAGCGGTCGACACGGTGGTCGCCCAACTACGAGAGACCCACAGCCGCCGACCACGACTCCAACAGGAATTCAACCGCGCAGGACTGCCCTGAACATCGACCGGAAGCCCTCAGCATCCCTGGACCTTTCGCTGACCGCTGGACGCTTTGCCGCCACGCTGACACAGCAGGCTCGATCTGAGCGAGCGACACAATGCCAAATGGGCGCCAACCATCCGGTCCGGGCGGGACAGCTCAATTCGGAATCTCGGAATCATTGAATCAGTGCAGAATTTTGAACGTTTCGCTCCGATGCGGCTGGATGTCCCATTTGCGCCAGATCCGTGCCACCGAGGCGAACGAGATCCCCAGCCGTGCCCCCTATGAGCCGACTCGACCAATGCGTCACTCCAAGATGTGCACGCGATTTTCCCTTCTCGGCCAACGCTTCTGCGATCACTGCGATCTCGTCGATCATTGCCGCACGCCCCTGGCGTGGCTCAATCGTCAAGCCCGCCGGTACCCGAACCTACATACCGGCCACGCCATTTGAGCACCGTCGGCCACGAGCTACCCGTGCGATCTGCGATCTCGGGTTATTGGGTACCCCTGTCGCAATCACGCAACTCCAACGCCGCGGTCATATAGATCCATTGATTCTCGCAACCAGCCAACGTAAAGCAATTAACGACACGCGAGGCTAGATGATGTCCTGCGCGGCGCCGCGACCCGCGGCCCGGCCGGAGAAGATGCACCCGCCCAGGAAGGTGCCCTCCAAGGCCCGGTAGCCATGTACGCCGCCCCCGCCGAACCCGGCCACCTCGCCGGCGGCATACAGCCCGGTCAGAGGTGTGCCGTCGGACTTGAGCACCCGCCCTTCCAGGTCAGTTTCTATTCCGCCCAAGGTCTTTCGGGTCAGGATGTGCAGCTTGACCGCGATCAGCGGCCCGGCTTTGGGATCGAGCAGTCGGTGCGGCGCGACGACGCGACCGAACCGGTCGCCCAGGTAGGTGCGGGCGGCCCGGATCGCGGTGATCTGACCGTCTTTGCTGAACTTGTTGGCCACTTCACGATCACGGGCGGTGACCGCGGCTTCGACCGTCCCGTAATCCAGCGGCAGCACATCGGGTAACTCGTTCATGCCGTCCACCAACTCGCCCAACGTATTTGCGCTGACAAAGTCGACACCCTTGTCGATGAAGGCCTGCACCGGCCCCGGCGGACCGGACCGGGCCCTCGAACGCACCAGTTCGCGGATGCTCTGCCCGGTCAAGTCAGGATTCTGTTCCTGGCCGGACAGCGCGAATTCCTTCTCAATGATCTTGGCGTTCAACACAAACCAGGTGTAGTCATACCCCGACTGGGTGATGTACTCGAGCGTGCCCAGTGTGTCGAAACCCGGATACAGCGGAACCGGTAGTCGATTGCCTGCCGCATCCAGCCAGAGCGACGACGGGCCGGGAATGATCCGGATGCCGTGGCTGGGCCAGATCGGATCGTAGTTGGTGATGCCCTCGGTGTAGTGCCACATCCGGTCGGGGTTTATCACCCGCGCGCCGGCCCTTTGGGATATGCCGATCATCCTGCCGTCGACGTGGGCAGGCACGCCACTGAGTAATTGTTTGGGTACGCGCCCCATCCGCTTCGGCCAGTTCTTACGCACCAGATCATGGTTGCCGCCAATCCCACCACTGGTGACGAGAACAGCCGAAGCGCGAAACTCGAACTCTCCCACAGTCTTTCGCGACGACGGCGCGCCGCGCGGCGCATCCGCAGGCTCCAATATGGTGCCCCGAACACCCGTCACGGCATCACCCTCCACGATCAACCTGTCGACCTGGTGGCGGTGGGCAAAGCGTACATTCGGCCGGTTCCGCAACTGACGCGCGAAGATTTCGACCAACGCCGGCCCGGTGCCCCAGGTGATGTGAAACCTGGGCACCGAGTTGCCGTGCCCCTGAGCGTCGTAACCACCACGCTCGGCCCAGCCCACCAGCGGAAAAATCTTCAGCCCCCGCGCCCGCAACCAGCTACGCTTCTCCCCCGCCGCAAAATCGACGTACGCATGGGCCCATTGCTGGGGCCAGTAGTCCTCCGGACGATCAAATGCCGCCGTTCCCAGCCAATCCTGCAGGGCGAGTTCATGACTGTCGCGGATGCCCATACGGCGCTGTTCGGGGCTATCGACGAAGAACAGTCCGCCGAATGACCAGTAGGCCTGCCCACCCAGGTTGGCCCTGTTCTCCTGGTCCAGGATCAATACCCGCAGGCCGCGGTCGACCAATTCGCAGGCCGCCACCATGCCCGAAAGACCGGCACCGACGATAATCGCGTCGGCAGCGAAGTCGTCCGCCCCAGCCCCTGAACCAGAAGATCCATCGCTCATGTCGGTACAGGGTAATGCCACCGATCATGACGGCTGACCCCGCGGCGATCGCAAGCGCGGCCGCGGCGATCGCAAGCGCGGCGGAGCCGGGCGCAGCGAGTCGCCGCATTCATCCGAGCCGGGCGCAGCGAGTCGCCACCGAGTCGTCCGAGCCGAGCGCAGCGGGTCGCCACCATCTGACGACGCAACGGCGAGAATTGCCTTGTTTTGAGGAGGACTTGCGAACCAGAACCAGGTCCAGCTCGGTAATTCCGTGAAAATCATCGAGTCGTCGAAAGCCGTCGCCGGGCAACGCTTTGACGACGCCAGGCGACACCAACTAGCCGAGTGCCGCACAGCCGGGTACGAAGCCTGGGATGCTCGAGCACCCGGTCGGCCGCCTGCTCGCTCGCAGTCAGCACCGCATCGGCAGGCGTATCGAGCGCGGGTGTTGCTGATGCCCACTGACGGTATTGCCAACACGTGGATCGCCGAGGGTAGGTGCGATGCCGGTTACCGTGTGGTCCTTGCAGGCTCGGTTCACTCAGGAGGGCTGGCCAAGCTCGGCGAGGTCCGCAAGGGGCGGTGCGAAGCCGTCCATCCCGACCGAGGCAGCGAGGTGCCTCGGCCAAAAGTGAGCGCGAAGTAATGGCTGGTGCCTCACACATAATGAGCGCGTGAGGAGGCTTGCGTTACTCTGCTTCGGCCAATCGGTTGATTGACGGTTGCAATGCTTCCAGGTCGACATGACGGGCGGCGGCGAGGGCTTCGGTCTTGGTCTTGGCCAAGTCCAGCAGTTGCCGCTGGATGGCGTTGATCTGCCGTGTCGGGTCGGCCGGGTTGATGCCCTTGATTCGGGCGGCCACTTTCGAAAGTTGGTGAGTGTCAATTACTCCCGATTCCTGCAAGCGCTGCCACGGGGTCTTGGGCTTGTGCTAGATGCGTTTGCGGCGGCCGTTGGCGCTGGTGGTGTAGCCGATGGGCCATTTCGTCGGGGTGAAAAAGTTCAGGCGCAACGACACCAGCTACCACAGCTGGTTGAGAAGCTTCCAGCTCCTGGCCGGTGTCGTAGCGCCAGTAGAACGCGTGTTTGCGTACTACGTGGTTGTTTTAGACTCCACATCGGCTGGTCGTTGTTCTGGTATGGCCGCGAGCTGCTCGATATCGCGGGCCTGCAACCATCCGGCGACCTCGTGGCTGATGAACTCAGACCCGCACTCCGAGTCGAAGGTCACCATGGGGAACGGGAACCGCTTCTCTAGCTCCTCAATGCCCTCCACGATCCGCTTGGAGGCGTTGTTACGAATCGAGCAGTTCTCGGTCCAGCCGATCACCACGTCGGTCATCGTCAGCGTGCGGGCGTATTCACCGATCAGCGTCGGGCCGCAGTGCGCCACGGTGTCGGCCTCGATCACCCCCGGAGCCTCGGGTGTCTCGTCGTCGCAGGTACGGATGGTGATCGAATTACTCAGCAGCGGAGACGGTTTCGTCGTCGAGATGCGCTTGATGCATATCCTGTCCCGGGACGGCTTCAAGTACCGGTCCACCATCGCCGCGCTCATCGCCGCCAGCTCAGCTAACGCCTGCTCGGTCGCGAACGACTTGTCCAGATCACCGGCGGCGGCCAGCAGCGGCAGCCACACGTCGAGCATCACCACCAGGTACTTGCCGCACGGCATGCCCATCAAGGCCCACACGTGTTCTAGCAACGCCCTGGCGTCGTCGCTGAAACCCCGCGACATCAGCGTGCGCCCATCGACTTGCTCTACTGGGTTGGGCAGTCTGGGGCCGGTCAGCATCCGCCGGGCCGTTGAGCGGCCTATCCCCGTGGTAGCCACCACCCGATCCCGTGTCTTGCTCTTGTCCGCCTTCGATGCCCTGCAGTACTGAACCCGCAACTTGTTGGTCACCTGCCGTCTCGCGGCCATTTCGATCTTGCCCTCCACATCGGGCAAGCCTTCTCGGCCACGCGCTCAAACTTGGTGATGGCACGTCGGGCAGTGGACGCGATCGCGGAGGCCACGTTAGGGTCATTCAATCCCCAAGGGTCAAATCTATTGGAGCACAAGGACGATGGCCACGCAATTCGGGGGGCCGGTCCGCGGCGCAAGGATTTGGCTGGCACAGGGACTTTTAAACCTCACGGTCAACGGCCCAGTCGGTATGCGGCAACGCCCAGGGGATCGCATGGCTCGTCTAAGCCGGTGATCGTGCCCCAAAAAGACGCCTTTAGTGGGCCAACTTTCCCGCAGTGTGGGATCGCTGTGTGTGATGGGAAAGGTCCGGTGAAGTGGTGGCGAGTCCCCGTTACTGAGTCCACCCGGTTTTAGAGTCGGGCTTGTTTGATCCAGGTTCAGTTAATCTCGCAGGCCACCGGGGTGTGGGTGTGTCTGCAGGCCGAAGCGTACTCGGCCGGTGTGCGGTAGCCCAGCGCCGAATGGCGGTGTCGGTGATTATGTTCGTGCTTGAAGTCGCCGATGACCACGCGAGCCTCGAACAGGGTGTTCCAGTGGTTGCGGTTGAGGCACTCCTTGCGTAGCCGGTTATTGAACGATTCGATGTAGCCGTTGACCCATGGGCATCCTGGTGGGATGTAGACCAAGCCGGTCTTGTTCTCGCAGAACCGTTGCAGCGCTTGGGAAACCAGCTCCGGCCCGTTGTCCATCCGCAGCACCTTCGGCGGCCCGCCAGCCACCGTGAACGCCATCTCGAGTTCAGCCACGAGGCGTTCGGCGGTGATCGAGCGCTCCACGATGTTCAGCAGCGACTCCCGAGTGTGCTCGTCGATCATCGAGGCGATCTTGATCGCCTTGCCATCGGTGGTGGAGTCGAACTGGAAATCGATCGCCCACACCACGTTCGGCGCATCAGCCGCGACCGGCGGGACCGAGGACACCCCGGCCCGCTTACGCGGCGACCGGATCTTGACCTGCAGGCCCTCCTCACGCCACAGGCGGTGGACCTTCTTCTTGTTGACCTCACGGCCCTCGTCGTGGCGCAACGCCGCCCAGGCACGCCGGAACCCATGGCAGGGGTGTTTGGTGGCATACGCGCGCAGCCAGGCCCTCATCTCGGCATCCGGATCGGCCGGAGTCTGCGCCGCAGGCAGGCGCCGGTAGGTGGAGCGGGCAAGCCCAACAGCCTTGCACGCCAACCGTTCCGACATGCTCAACGTATCCTTGAGCATGTCCACGGCGCGGCGCTTGGCAGCTGGGCTCAGAATTTTCCCTTCGCGACCTCCCGCAGCGCGTCTTTCTCCAGTTCGGCCTCGGCCAGCAGCTTCTTCAATCGGGTGTTCTGCTCCCGCAGCTCCCGCAGCTCTTTAGCGGCGTCGGTGTCCATGCCGCCGTAGGCGCGGCGCCAGTTGTACAGCGTGGCTGCTGAGACACCCAACTCGGCGGCGATTTCCTCACCAGTCTTACCTTCAGCAGCCAACTCGTCCGCGCGGCGCAACTTGCGCACGATGTCCTCCGCGGAATGCCGC
The sequence above is drawn from the Mycobacterium riyadhense genome and encodes:
- a CDS encoding helix-turn-helix domain-containing protein; the encoded protein is MLVEGTFHRLGQRLRELRNSVGETQAAAAAAVGLTRPYLSAIEAGRRNITLETLYALAEHFDVDPTELLRPQLPEAEHENGINTGRN
- a CDS encoding DUF6880 family protein is translated as MSGLGDRVLPLIRTRADVHRWAPANDHGHQMHVALDILEAALPTADPAEAYSVTHKALGSAIKVIAVADDSSGIIGDACRRLLDLHPKLAAAANVAAAKLIDWMMTFQFDGDVDYFTLDPVAYAPALGEAGMITYRRQLMQIEADLGQRPSQADRRASRHSHEWFTIEWNARRLAVLDRDIDAIIATHARDRRVAAWLQETAEAFEEIGQTDLAIDWAKQATDFDDGHQSRRAADYWCSLLDQHRPHEALHARVRVFRRWPSATTAAHLRAAAGASWPDYRAEVTTTLAAHPRHAVMFALHTLKDVEFAWDLAHSMALADDPTWSELVKAYERIDPLAVLPVLQRLVEGELVVARPQNYRLAARRLAKMRRLAAGSDHAQAVDTVVAQLRETHSRRPRLQQEFNRAGLP
- a CDS encoding FAD-binding dehydrogenase, producing the protein MALPCTDMSDGSSGSGAGADDFAADAIIVGAGLSGMVAACELVDRGLRVLILDQENRANLGGQAYWSFGGLFFVDSPEQRRMGIRDSHELALQDWLGTAAFDRPEDYWPQQWAHAYVDFAAGEKRSWLRARGLKIFPLVGWAERGGYDAQGHGNSVPRFHITWGTGPALVEIFARQLRNRPNVRFAHRHQVDRLIVEGDAVTGVRGTILEPADAPRGAPSSRKTVGEFEFRASAVLVTSGGIGGNHDLVRKNWPKRMGRVPKQLLSGVPAHVDGRMIGISQRAGARVINPDRMWHYTEGITNYDPIWPSHGIRIIPGPSSLWLDAAGNRLPVPLYPGFDTLGTLEYITQSGYDYTWFVLNAKIIEKEFALSGQEQNPDLTGQSIRELVRSRARSGPPGPVQAFIDKGVDFVSANTLGELVDGMNELPDVLPLDYGTVEAAVTARDREVANKFSKDGQITAIRAARTYLGDRFGRVVAPHRLLDPKAGPLIAVKLHILTRKTLGGIETDLEGRVLKSDGTPLTGLYAAGEVAGFGGGGVHGYRALEGTFLGGCIFSGRAAGRGAAQDII
- a CDS encoding integrase catalytic domain-containing protein; amino-acid sequence: MEGKIEMAARRQVTNKLRVQYCRASKADKSKTRDRVVATTGIGRSTARRMLTGPRLPNPVEQVDGRTLMSRGFSDDARALLEHVWALMGMPCGKYLVVMLDVWLPLLAAAGDLDKSFATEQALAELAAMSAAMVDRYLKPSRDRICIKRISTTKPSPLLSNSITIRTCDDETPEAPGVIEADTVAHCGPTLIGEYARTLTMTDVVIGWTENCSIRNNASKRIVEGIEELEKRFPFPMVTFDSECGSEFISHEVAGWLQARDIEQLAAIPEQRPADVESKTTT
- a CDS encoding IS3 family transposase (programmed frameshift): MAGRKRHSAEDIVRKLRRADELAAEGKTGEEIAAELGVSAATLYNWRRAYGGMDTDAAKELRELREQNTRLKKLLAEAELEKDALREVAKGKILSPAAKRRAVDMLKDTLSMSERLACKAVGLARSTYRRLPAAQTPADPDAEMRAWLRAYATKHPCHGFRRAWAALRHDEGREVNKKKVHRLWREEGLQVKIRSPRKRAGVSSVPPVAADAPNVVWAIDFQFDSTTDGKAIKIASMIDEHTRESLLNIVERSITAERLVAELEMAFTVAGGPPKVLRMDNGPELVSQALQRFCENKTGLVYIPPGCPWVNGYIESFNNRLRKECLNRNHWNTLFEARVVIGDFKHEHNHRHRHSALGYRTPAEYASACRHTHTPVACEIN